TGGCAAGATGAGCTTCAAAAGAGACATGGCGACGAAGTGCTGCTCGTGATGCTTAACCGGATTGCGGTGGGGGCCGAGGCCAAGAAACTCGGGATTTCCATCTCCGATCAGGAAGTCGACCGGGAACTGAAGACGGCGGCTTCCGGATACGGTTCGGAGGAGCAGTATTATGCGCAGATGGAATCGGAGCTTGGCATGTCCAAGGAGGAAGTCCGCGAAGAAACCGCATACAGACTTAGGCTGCAGGCGGTGGCAACGGCCGGAATTGTAATTAACGACGGGGAAATCGATGAGTATTTGCAGCAGAATCCGGACCGGTTCCGGCCCGTCAAGGAGATTGGGCTGTCGATCATCAAGGTTAGTTCCTATATGGAAGCGGAGCGGGCCTTGGACCGGCTGGAAGCCGGGGAAGATTTTGCTGATTTGGCAAAAGAGATTTCTATTGACGAGGACAGCAGACTTCACGGAGGCCGGGTCGGCATGGTGGAGGAAGACGACCCTTTTTGGCCGCAGGAACTGCTCAAGACAGCGGCGGGGCTAAATCCCGGAGATGTTGCCGGTCCGTTTCAGATTGAGGGCGGTTATGCCGTAATCCAAACGGATAAAGTAACCGTTCCGCAGATGCCGGACGACCGGGAAATCAGGGATCAGGTCCGCAAGGAGCTTGCCTTGGAGCAGGCTCCGCCGCTGCAGCAGGTCGAGGATGGTCTGCGCGCCAAATATGGAGTAGCAATAGATGTTGACAAGGGACTACAAGATTGATAATATGAGAGTAACGTAAAACCTACTGATTTAGTCGGATTAGGACGACGGCCCTACATCAACCGTCGTACAGCGCGGGGCTTGGCGCGCGGCGTTTTCTATACTTTCGGGGGCAGACCCGGCATGACCAATGTTGAACTGAGGGCGGCCGCTGATGACCCAAGGGGCAAATGCTGAAGACTTAGGTCACAAGTAACACATTCTTTTTATCTCATTTATCATTCTTAGGAGGTTTTTGCTCATGTCTAAAGTGGTCAATAATGTAACCGAGCTTATTGGAGGAACTCCGCTTGTACGCTTGAACCGGATTGTGCCGGAAGGCGCAGCGGAAGTTTATGTGAAGCTCGAATACCAGAATCCGGGTTCCAGCGTTAAGGACCGTATTGCAGTCAGCATTGTGGAAGAAGCCGAGAAGGAAGGCCGCCTGAAACCGGGAGATACGATTTTGGAAGCGACCAGCGGCAATACGGGTATCGGTCTGGCAATGGTAGCTGCGGCTAAAGGATACAAAGCTATTATCGTTATGCCTGAGACGATGAGCTTGGAGCGTCGCAACCTGCTTCGCGCTTATGGCGCGGAATTGGTTCTGACTCCGGGATCGGAAGGCATGAACGGCGCGGTCAAGAAAGCCGAAGCCATTCTGGCCGAGAATCCTAGCTACTTTGTTGCCGAGCAGTTCAAGAATCCGGCCAACGTGAAGATTCACCGTGAAACGACGGGACCGGAAATCGTGGAAGCGATCGATTCGATCGGTGGATCGCTGGACGCTTTTATTGCGGGTATCGGTACAGGCGGAACGATCACCGGCGCCGGCGAAGTGCTGAAGGAGAAATATCCGGACATTAAGATCTATGCGGTAGAGCCTGCGGCTTCGCCAATTCTTGCGGGCGGCAAACCGGGCCCTCACAAAATTCAGGGCATCGGAGCCAACTTCATTCCTGACATTCTGAACCAAAATGTTTACGATGAAATCATTCATATAGAAAATGATGAAGCTTTTGAAACGGCGCGCCGTGTAGCGAAGGAAGAGGGCATTCTGTCCGGTATATCTTCGGGAGCCGCTATTTTCGCAGCAATCAAAATCGCCAAAGAACTGGGCGCTGGCAAACGTGTCGTTGCGATCGTTCCAAGTAACGGCGAACGTTACCTCAGCACGCCGCTGTACAACTACGAAGCTTAATTGATTTTTTCATCGATAATTTAATGTAATGTACGGCAAAGAGCCTTTGACTTCCGCCTGTGAGCGGTTGTTTAAGGCTCTTCTTTATTTTGGAAAAGCATAAGCTTTGCGCTTTAGCTCCGGCCTTGCCGTTTGGTATTGGGCCTATCGGTTCTAGCTTATTCCGTATTTTGAACTTTACAGCCATTCTTACCCGGCAAAAATAAGCGGCCCTTGCGGTTAGGCT
This region of Paenibacillus sp. URB8-2 genomic DNA includes:
- a CDS encoding peptidylprolyl isomerase, giving the protein MTRQECALRKAVLVLAGFILLLAILLIWEWRKEQGTDGNDEGGKRIANVAGQSITQRQWQDELQKRHGDEVLLVMLNRIAVGAEAKKLGISISDQEVDRELKTAASGYGSEEQYYAQMESELGMSKEEVREETAYRLRLQAVATAGIVINDGEIDEYLQQNPDRFRPVKEIGLSIIKVSSYMEAERALDRLEAGEDFADLAKEISIDEDSRLHGGRVGMVEEDDPFWPQELLKTAAGLNPGDVAGPFQIEGGYAVIQTDKVTVPQMPDDREIRDQVRKELALEQAPPLQQVEDGLRAKYGVAIDVDKGLQD
- the cysK gene encoding cysteine synthase A; its protein translation is MSKVVNNVTELIGGTPLVRLNRIVPEGAAEVYVKLEYQNPGSSVKDRIAVSIVEEAEKEGRLKPGDTILEATSGNTGIGLAMVAAAKGYKAIIVMPETMSLERRNLLRAYGAELVLTPGSEGMNGAVKKAEAILAENPSYFVAEQFKNPANVKIHRETTGPEIVEAIDSIGGSLDAFIAGIGTGGTITGAGEVLKEKYPDIKIYAVEPAASPILAGGKPGPHKIQGIGANFIPDILNQNVYDEIIHIENDEAFETARRVAKEEGILSGISSGAAIFAAIKIAKELGAGKRVVAIVPSNGERYLSTPLYNYEA